In Thermovenabulum gondwanense, a single window of DNA contains:
- a CDS encoding FmdB family zinc ribbon protein: MPMFEYICKDCGNRFEELRKANEADLPLECPRCKSKNTKKLISLFGTSSGSTNGASSSPVRKFG, translated from the coding sequence ATGCCGATGTTTGAATATATCTGTAAAGATTGCGGAAATAGATTTGAAGAGCTGAGAAAAGCTAATGAAGCTGATTTGCCATTGGAGTGCCCGAGATGCAAGAGCAAAAATACAAAAAAGCTAATTTCACTTTTTGGAACTTCTTCCGGTTCTACCAACGGTGCGTCGTCATCACCTGTAAGAAAATTTGGTTGA
- a CDS encoding SpoIIE family protein phosphatase, translating to MNNLSFRTEIYFESINKYGEELCGDKVEVIKSPLKTIFVFADGLGSGVKANILATLTTKIAATMLKEGSLIEDTVKTIVATLPVCRVRKIAYSTFTIVEISADGKCSIINYDNPPVFFIRNGKVLDIPVKHREIDGKIIKESHIYLKENDVIVVVSDGIVHAGVGGILNLGWQWENIANYLEKIIKNDTKPVEIVKLLVTITNNLYMERAGDDSTCAAIKIISPQKVNIMAGPPLNPEDDVNVVNSFIKKPGKKIVCGGTTAQIVAKNLNKPLITSLEFIDPDVPPIAHIDGIDLVTEGVLTLTKTLEKLNNIFSGEIELNELLHHKKMDAATRLAIMLIEATDISFIIGNAINPAHQNPDFPKNLSIKQNVINGIVNILEKMGKFISVESY from the coding sequence ATGAATAATTTATCTTTTCGAACGGAAATCTATTTTGAAAGTATTAACAAATACGGAGAGGAACTTTGTGGCGATAAAGTCGAAGTAATTAAATCGCCATTGAAAACAATTTTTGTATTTGCAGACGGCCTGGGAAGCGGTGTTAAGGCAAACATTCTGGCTACCCTTACGACAAAGATAGCTGCTACCATGCTGAAAGAAGGATCTTTAATAGAGGATACCGTAAAGACAATTGTTGCCACTTTGCCAGTTTGCAGGGTTAGGAAGATTGCTTATTCCACCTTTACTATAGTAGAAATTTCCGCTGATGGGAAATGTTCTATTATCAATTACGATAATCCACCGGTATTTTTTATTCGAAACGGAAAGGTCTTAGACATTCCCGTAAAACACAGAGAAATTGACGGTAAAATTATTAAAGAATCTCACATTTATTTAAAAGAAAACGATGTGATAGTAGTTGTAAGTGATGGGATTGTTCATGCAGGGGTAGGAGGAATACTGAATTTAGGATGGCAGTGGGAGAACATCGCTAATTATTTAGAAAAAATTATAAAGAATGACACAAAACCTGTTGAGATAGTTAAGTTACTGGTGACAATCACAAATAATTTGTACATGGAAAGAGCGGGCGATGATTCTACCTGCGCGGCAATAAAAATTATTTCTCCTCAAAAGGTAAATATTATGGCAGGTCCTCCGCTAAATCCTGAAGATGATGTAAATGTGGTTAATTCTTTTATAAAAAAGCCGGGCAAAAAGATAGTATGCGGTGGAACAACCGCTCAAATAGTAGCTAAAAATTTAAATAAACCCCTGATTACTTCTCTGGAATTTATTGATCCTGATGTACCACCCATAGCCCATATTGACGGTATTGATCTTGTCACGGAAGGGGTGCTTACGCTAACAAAAACCCTTGAAAAATTAAATAATATTTTTTCAGGGGAAATCGAGCTAAATGAATTATTGCACCATAAAAAAATGGACGCTGCTACGCGTCTTGCAATTATGCTTATTGAAGCAACAGATATATCGTTTATCATAGGTAACGCAATTAATCCCGCTCACCAAAATCCGGATTTTCCCAAAAATCTTTCAATAAAACAAAATGTTATAAACGGCATTGTGAATATTTTGGAAAAAATGGGTAAATTTATAAGTGTGGAAAGTTATTAG
- a CDS encoding DEAD/DEAH box helicase — MELSSLLENLKKKESFVKNVTYWKVIPAKEGEYFPFPEQIDGKLIRALVEKGIKNLYSHQRKAIDEVLKGNNAVVVTPTASGKTLCYNIPVINEILKNNDSRALYLFPTKALSQDQVSELLELIEGVGENIKTFTYDGDTPQDARVLIRRDGHIVVTNPDMLHTGILPHHTKWIKLFSNLKYVVIDELHTYRGVFGSHTANVIRRLKRICKFYGSNPIFILCSATISNPGDLAEKLIEEKVTVIDKSGAPTGEKNIIFYNPPVVNRQLGIRKSSIIEAKNLALEFLKKDVKTIVFAKSRLAVELILTYIREGLKENPIFKSSVKGYRGGYLPKERREIEKGLREGDIKGVVSTNALELGIDIGSLDSSIINGYPGTIASTWQQMGRAGRKTSLSCSILIASSNPLDQYIINHPDYFFEAPPEAGLINPDNIYILVSHIKCAAFELPFEEGENFGSVYVEEYLKFLEDEGILRHVDKRWYWMSEAFPAEEVSLRSASMENFVVIDTTNYTPRVIGEVDRASAPMLIHEEAIYIHDGQQYQVEKLDYEEKKAFVKKVDVDYYTDASVSTNIKVLDILKQDFINSVSKKYFGEVLVTTMATMFKKIKLFTHENVGAGPIKLPPEEMHTTAFFFTFEHKKLEPEKLQQGLLGLCNVLVNIAPLYLMCDPKDIRGVVEIKSAFTKQPTIYIFDNYPGGVGFAEKLYEIDRVLLKAAMQAILECTCDDGCPSCVGPVEDVGYYAKQSALEIVQGVLTD, encoded by the coding sequence ATGGAGCTTTCTTCACTGCTTGAAAATCTAAAAAAGAAAGAATCTTTCGTAAAAAATGTAACTTACTGGAAGGTTATACCGGCTAAGGAGGGAGAATATTTTCCCTTCCCTGAACAAATTGATGGGAAACTTATCCGTGCCCTTGTAGAGAAGGGTATAAAAAATTTATATTCACATCAGAGGAAAGCCATAGATGAAGTATTAAAAGGAAACAATGCTGTAGTAGTCACTCCTACAGCTTCGGGAAAAACTCTTTGCTATAATATTCCCGTTATCAATGAAATTTTAAAGAATAATGATTCGAGGGCATTATACCTTTTTCCCACGAAAGCCCTATCCCAGGACCAGGTTTCGGAGCTTTTAGAGTTAATAGAAGGGGTAGGTGAAAATATAAAAACATTTACCTATGATGGGGATACTCCTCAGGATGCAAGGGTATTAATCAGAAGGGATGGCCATATAGTAGTTACAAATCCCGACATGCTTCATACGGGTATTCTACCCCATCATACGAAATGGATAAAACTTTTTTCAAACTTGAAATATGTGGTGATCGATGAATTACATACCTATAGGGGAGTTTTTGGAAGCCATACGGCGAATGTGATAAGAAGGCTTAAAAGGATATGTAAATTTTACGGGTCAAATCCGATATTTATCCTTTGTTCTGCTACAATTTCGAATCCTGGTGATCTGGCCGAAAAGCTTATAGAAGAAAAAGTTACTGTTATTGACAAAAGTGGTGCTCCGACCGGAGAAAAAAATATAATATTTTATAATCCTCCCGTTGTAAACAGACAGTTGGGTATTAGGAAAAGCAGCATTATCGAAGCAAAAAATTTAGCATTAGAATTTTTGAAAAAGGATGTCAAAACAATAGTATTTGCAAAAAGCCGGTTAGCCGTGGAGCTTATTTTAACCTATATTAGGGAAGGCCTGAAGGAAAACCCGATTTTCAAATCATCTGTTAAAGGTTATAGAGGAGGATATCTTCCGAAGGAAAGAAGGGAAATTGAAAAGGGCTTGAGAGAAGGAGATATAAAAGGTGTAGTGAGCACAAATGCCTTAGAGCTGGGTATTGACATTGGAAGCCTTGATTCGAGTATTATCAACGGCTATCCTGGCACCATAGCAAGCACATGGCAACAGATGGGGAGAGCCGGGAGGAAAACATCTCTTTCTTGTTCAATATTAATAGCTTCGAGTAACCCTTTAGATCAGTATATTATTAATCATCCCGATTATTTTTTTGAAGCACCCCCGGAAGCGGGACTTATTAATCCGGACAATATTTATATCCTTGTAAGTCATATAAAATGTGCTGCTTTTGAACTCCCTTTCGAAGAGGGAGAAAATTTTGGCAGTGTTTATGTGGAAGAATATCTAAAATTTTTGGAGGATGAAGGAATTTTAAGGCATGTGGATAAACGGTGGTACTGGATGTCCGAAGCTTTTCCGGCTGAAGAAGTGAGCCTCAGAAGTGCCAGTATGGAAAACTTCGTGGTAATTGATACTACAAATTATACACCGAGGGTGATTGGAGAGGTAGATAGGGCAAGCGCTCCCATGCTAATTCACGAGGAGGCTATTTATATACACGATGGGCAGCAGTATCAGGTAGAAAAATTGGATTATGAAGAAAAAAAGGCTTTTGTAAAGAAGGTGGATGTGGATTATTATACAGACGCCAGTGTATCTACAAATATAAAGGTACTTGATATTCTAAAGCAGGATTTTATAAATAGCGTATCGAAGAAATATTTCGGAGAAGTTCTGGTTACTACAATGGCAACAATGTTTAAAAAGATTAAGCTTTTTACCCATGAAAATGTCGGAGCAGGACCTATAAAATTACCGCCGGAAGAAATGCATACTACGGCGTTTTTCTTCACCTTTGAACACAAAAAATTGGAGCCGGAAAAACTACAGCAGGGTTTACTGGGTTTATGTAATGTTCTGGTAAATATTGCTCCTTTATATTTAATGTGCGATCCTAAGGACATCCGCGGTGTGGTGGAAATTAAGTCGGCTTTTACTAAGCAACCAACTATCTATATTTTTGATAATTATCCAGGTGGTGTAGGTTTTGCGGAAAAACTTTATGAAATAGATAGGGTCTTATTGAAGGCGGCAATGCAAGCTATTTTAGAGTGCACCTGTGACGATGGTTGTCCTTCCTGTGTCGGTCCTGTAGAGGATGTAGGATACTACGCAAAGCAAAGTGCCCTTGAA